The following nucleotide sequence is from Fructobacillus americanaquae.
TCGGCGCACAATCGATTGGCATGTTGCTTTGACCACAAGCCAACGGCATCTTCAAGTTGTTTGGCAGTTTTACGGTCTATTTGCTCAGGTACCAAATCAGGAGGGAACGGTCAAACGTCGTGCGTACTTGGATAACCTTCTCGGCCGATTTTCTTTTCAAAAGGAACCGGTGCGTCGACTGTTCTGGATTAAGCTCCTACGCGGTGGCGATGAGTTTGTCTTAGTTCTGCGCTTGGTCATAATCGGAATGATTTTACTGGTGGCTTTACCTAAAGATGGTTATTACTTGCAGGCGGCAGGAATGGTTTTGTTGGTTTACTTGATTAACTTTCAGTTACTTCCTGTCTTTGAAAAAACGCGGGCAGTGCTGTGGACTCGGTTAGCCTTTGCAGATAAAAAGCAGCAAGAAAAAACCTTTTTGGTTGTCCTCACCGAAATTACTAGTACTGTTATTGGTTTGACCTTCTTGGTCATGTTGTTGATAGCCGGTCCTGCAGCTGCCTTAGCCGTTTTGATTGGTGGTCTACTTTTAACCTTGGTTCTTTATGGACTTTGGCTGCCAAAAACTTTGCACAAAAAGAATTAAAAGGAAATACTTATGCATTTACGTTCGAAACCATGGGCCAAGCCTTGGCTTGAAGCTCATACAGATTTGGTTATTGACCAGGAACAAGCACAAAAGTTGCGTGGTCACTGGCAAGAAATCTTTGACCAAGACCAACCAATTCACGTTGAAATTGGGTCAGGAAAGGGCCAGTTCATTATGGAAATGGCCAAGAAGAACCCGCAGATTAACTATATTGGGATGGAAATTCAAGAAACGGCGGTGGCGATTGCGGCCCGCAAGTCTTTTGAGGCTGTTGGCGTTTTGCCAAACTTGCGTTATCTTTACGGTAACGGTTCAGGAGTGGAAACTTATTTTGAGAAGGGTGAAATCCAAAAGATTTACCTGAACTTCTCTGATCCATGGCCAAAGTCACGACATGAAAGCCGTCGTTTGACTTATAAGACTTTCTTGTCTTCTTATCGGGCAGTTTTGCCAGAGGGTGGGGAAGTCGAATTTAAGACTGATAACCGTCATCTTTTCGAGTATTCTTTGGTTTCTTTCATGGACTTTGGAATGCGCTGGACGCCAGAAGACTATAGTTTGGACTTGCATGCTGATGCTGATAAGGTCGCCGGTAACGTTGAAACGGAATATGAACAGAAGTTCATGGCCTTGGGCCAACCAATTTATAAGGTGAAGGCTCATTTTTAAAGAAGTAGCTAAAAAGGCCGGAAGGCCTTTTTTAGTGGATTAGTATTAGTATTTGTCAAAAATAGCTGAAATGTTGAGTCGATCTAAATACTTAAAAATCCATTTGTACAGGTGATCAAAGACTGAAGCCGACAGCCAAGAGATATAAATGTCACGGTTGATCTAACAGGTGTCAGCCGGGCAATAGTGATGGATAAAATTTGTTAAAAAGTCTGTGCCATTGATTTCACAGGTGGTGTTAAAACTATCGAAAAAATTAGGTTAGATTTAATAATATAAAAAATCCTCTTATGGACTTTGATTGTCAGGAAGGGTTGTCTTCAATCGATTTGCTCGTAAGAGGATTTTTTATTAGTGATTTGCTCTGTTAAAGAAAGTTTCTAGTGTTACGGAATCCGTCAATGGCCAGCTTTGCTGAAAGCTGGTCAGGGAAACGTTGAACATGGAGGTTAATGATGTCAGAGTTAGCAAAAAGTTCGACCCGTTGAACGAGGTAGTGGGGCATGTCGACACCGGTTGTTAATGAAATGATATCACCGCGACTAGGAGTGATAGGAAGCTTGACATCCGTTTCAACACGAGCTGAGGCAAGAATGAAATTATATTGAACCATTAACTTTTCCTTTCGTAGCTTTAATTTATGAATTAAAGCTGTTAATGCATTGAACTACTCTCATTGTATTTGTTTTCGAACGGAATGTAAAACGTTTTCAGCAAGCAATCACTATTTTTAATCCACAGATTGATTAGCGATTTTGGACCAGCCCTTTGGACTGAACATGGTGTTATCAACATGTTTTGAATTGTTGTTTGAATGAAATTTATAGCTCCGAATGATTTGCTCGACCTGGTAGGGACAAGTCTAAAACACCGAAGTTATCTGCGTTTTTTGGCCAACGATAGCGGTTGCTTCACCATTATAATCAAAATAGACACGCTCGTTGCCCAATTGACGCCAACGTCTGCGTGAATTTTCAGGTGCTAAATCTTGGTCATGCTCATGCATTCGTTCTTGAATCCAGCAATTTAAGCCGGAGTCAATTCTGGTAGCAAAATTACCATAGGCATTTGATGAACTAACAATGCCAATGACTTGGTTGAACGAATTGAGCAGTGGGCCACCACTACTACCATGTGACCAATTTATATTCGTTGTTAATAGCTGACGACCGGTGATGGCTGAAACGGTACCGTAATCAGCGTACATACGATCATCCTGGTTCTCCGGTTCATTCATATTTCCAGGACCAAGTGTTGCCGGGAAGCCAATGGCTGAGACAATGGAACGGTTTATGTCTTGCGGACGAAATTCACCTAGCGGTAGTATCGGCGCACCTTGTACGGGTTGATTTAAGTGGATTAATGCAATATCGTTATCACCAGCATCACCATTGGGTCGAAGGGCAGCCTCGAAGTATTCTGCCGGAATAGCAACTGTTTGACCGTGATAATGCCAACTGAATGGGTATCTTTCGACTGTTGAGCCAGATTCCCCGCCATAGGCCGGCCGAATTGATAGCGCGCTGGGATTAATTAACTGTTTGGGCCAGTCTGAAAAGGTTGTTCTGTCACTTTCATCACGTTGACGTAAAACAACGTGGGCGGCGGTTAAAACAGTGTCGGGGGCAATCAACACACCATTAGCCGAATCACCCGTTTCGCCATCAACGATAAATACGACTGAGGAAAAAGGCGACCGTCTTGTATCTGGAACTTGACCTTTTTGAAACTTAGCTGTATCAAAAACATAAGCAGATGCCTGATTGTCCGTCAGTTGCATGCCGAGTAACGTGGCTAGGGTCAAAGTGGCCAATTCGCCCCATTTTTTAATATTATTCATGAGTTCTCCTTTACCGAACGTTAGTGTGACACAGTTTGTATGATAAAAAACTACCGAAGAAGTGGATGTCATCGTAACGAAAACTGTTTGCGGAGGGCTGCTGGCCAAGCTTTGCTTTTAGTTAAGTTGACTAGATTTTGTACAAAATTTTTTGCTTTTTTCATCCAAGCACCTCCTTGGGTGTCCTTAATATAGCACATCCCTAAATCAGGCGTAATCGTTGTTATGAAAGGCTTTTGAAGGGGGATTGGCTGAAAAATAAGCGCTTTTTACCTGTTGAAATCAGGTTCATATTATTTTATTTTGGAATAAATTGAAGGTGGGGACAAAGATACGCATTGTTGGTAGCTAACTGGGTACATTTGATTCAAAAGTGATGTTTCGAGGGCATAAAAAGAAAAAGCCAACCATGCTTGAGATAATTCTTGCAGTAAGTGCACTACTACAAGCTATTGCTCAACTGATTAGCTCTTTAAAAAAATAAGAAGTGAGGCCCGCAAGGGTCTTCTTCGTGTACGCTCGTTTTAACATCTTTATGAAAAATAATAAACCTTCATTGGTAGGCTGGACGGCTTTAGTGCTGTTGGTAGTTTCGTTACTAATATCAATTTATGGTGTAATTAAATGACAGATAAAAAAGTAGAGCGACCAGCAGAGTATGAAAGCTCAACGACTGCGCAAAATGAAACAAACAAGCGCTGGGCTGAAAAGAACAAAGAACACAAAAAGGATCTATCGTATAGAACCGATTCACGATCGTTCATTCGCAAGTTAGCAACAGAAGACGACTTCAATGAGTTAGAACAACTTATTCAGGAAAGGCGAACCAACGTAAGCTATGATTGATAAATTGTGATTAAGCGTGACAATAAAAAAACACCCTAGTCTCTTAATTAAGATTGGGGGTGTTTTTTAATGTGTTAGTTCTAATTGTCGTGTAAAAGTCGTGTGGATAAGTTAAAAACGTTGATATATCAACGTTTTCGATGCACTGAGGGGACGTATTTGATGTTTTGATGCAAATGCCTATCTAAAGCCGTTATGTTTACAAACGTTGATTTAAAGGCGTTTAT
It contains:
- the trmB gene encoding tRNA (guanosine(46)-N7)-methyltransferase TrmB, with protein sequence MHLRSKPWAKPWLEAHTDLVIDQEQAQKLRGHWQEIFDQDQPIHVEIGSGKGQFIMEMAKKNPQINYIGMEIQETAVAIAARKSFEAVGVLPNLRYLYGNGSGVETYFEKGEIQKIYLNFSDPWPKSRHESRRLTYKTFLSSYRAVLPEGGEVEFKTDNRHLFEYSLVSFMDFGMRWTPEDYSLDLHADADKVAGNVETEYEQKFMALGQPIYKVKAHF
- a CDS encoding trypsin-like serine peptidase encodes the protein MNNIKKWGELATLTLATLLGMQLTDNQASAYVFDTAKFQKGQVPDTRRSPFSSVVFIVDGETGDSANGVLIAPDTVLTAAHVVLRQRDESDRTTFSDWPKQLINPSALSIRPAYGGESGSTVERYPFSWHYHGQTVAIPAEYFEAALRPNGDAGDNDIALIHLNQPVQGAPILPLGEFRPQDINRSIVSAIGFPATLGPGNMNEPENQDDRMYADYGTVSAITGRQLLTTNINWSHGSSGGPLLNSFNQVIGIVSSSNAYGNFATRIDSGLNCWIQERMHEHDQDLAPENSRRRWRQLGNERVYFDYNGEATAIVGQKTQITSVF